A window from candidate division KSB1 bacterium encodes these proteins:
- a CDS encoding acyloxyacyl hydrolase, which translates to MFRKSVRTIGLVFFILSSALFAEGSEQGSSPEPPGKFNASRFHRGLTELSIWSGYSFASMSGKFLAITPGRQFAIVGLQYGRILAAGDNVALAYTFDVIPMAMVTNNPQTEVTGEGIFSTEQVRTTSVYGFGLAPIGLKFYFLQARRLKFFANTSGGFLTFLNEVPVENARKFNFTFDFGLGMQITTGSRWALTLGYKLHHLSNAETAHSNPGLDSSVFYLGVSSFR; encoded by the coding sequence GGTTCTGAGCAGGGCTCGAGTCCGGAACCGCCGGGAAAATTTAATGCAAGCAGGTTCCACAGGGGTCTTACGGAACTGAGTATCTGGAGCGGCTACTCATTTGCCTCGATGTCCGGGAAATTCCTGGCAATTACCCCGGGACGTCAATTTGCCATTGTAGGGTTGCAGTACGGCAGAATTTTGGCAGCCGGAGATAACGTTGCTTTGGCCTACACCTTTGACGTGATTCCAATGGCAATGGTGACGAATAATCCGCAAACTGAAGTTACCGGCGAGGGCATCTTTTCTACAGAACAGGTGCGAACAACATCCGTTTACGGTTTTGGACTTGCACCGATTGGCTTGAAATTCTATTTTTTGCAGGCAAGGCGGCTTAAGTTTTTTGCCAACACCAGCGGTGGCTTTCTGACCTTTCTCAACGAAGTTCCGGTTGAGAATGCACGCAAATTTAATTTTACCTTCGATTTTGGACTTGGCATGCAAATCACCACCGGCTCACGCTGGGCTTTGACGCTCGGTTATAAACTCCACCACTTGTCCAATGCTGAAACCGCCCACTCCAACCCGGGTTTGGATTCGAGTGTGTTTTATTTGGGGGTGTCGAGTTTTAGGTAG